A section of the Malania oleifera isolate guangnan ecotype guangnan chromosome 2, ASM2987363v1, whole genome shotgun sequence genome encodes:
- the LOC131149140 gene encoding fimbrin-5-like isoform X1: MSGFVGVLVSDPWLQSQFTQVELRSLKSKFLSIRNQSGRVTVGDLPPAMVKLKAFSEMFTEEEIKAILGESCTEMSDEIDFESFLRAFLNLQARATAKLGGSKNSSSFLKATTTTLLHTISESEKASYVAHINSYLGEDPFLKKYLPLDPSTNDLFDLAKDGVLLCKLINVAVPGTVDERAINTKRVLNPWERNENHTLCLNSAKAIGCTVVNIGTQDLVEARPHLLLGLISQIIKIQLLADLNLKKTPQLVELVDDSKDVEELMGLAPEKVLLKWMNFHLKKAGYKKQVSNFSSDVKDGEAYAYLLNSLAPEHGSASTLDTEDPADRAKMVLEHAEKLDCKRYLTPKDIVEGSPNLNLAFVAQIFQHRNGLSVDSKKISFAEMMTDDAQTSREERCFRLWINSLGIATYVNNLFEDVRNGWVLLEVLDKISSGSVNWKQATKPPIKMPFRKVENCNQVIKIGKELNFSLVNVAGNDIVQGNKKLILAFLWQLMRFTMLQLLKNLRFHSQGKEMTDADILKWANNKVRKSGRTSQMESFKDKNLSNGIFFLELLAAVEPRVVNWSLVTKGESDEEKKLNATYIISVARKLGCSIFLLPEDIIEVNQKMILTLTASIMYWSLQQPAAETGSTPSTPTEDTSTPDGSPAPSMDDKSGTVLAGAESSLAVDDVSDASPSPQNGNEEHSSEVKNDEPPSEV; this comes from the exons ATGTCTGGATTTGTGGGGGTCCTTGTTTCTGATCCATGGCTTCAAAGCCAGTTCACGCAAGTCGAGCTTCGCAGCCTCAAATCGAAA TTTCTTTCAATAAGGAATCAATCAGGTCGCGTCACAGTTGGAGATTTGCCTCCTGCAATGGTGAAATTGAAGGCTTTTAGTGAGATGTTTACAGAGGAGGAGATCAAGGCTATTTTGGGGGAATCATGTACCGAAATGAGTGATGAAATTGATTTTGAATCCTTCCTCCGT GCATTTTTAAATTTGCAAGCCCGAGCAACAGCAAAATTGGGTGGTTCAAAGAATTCTTCTTCATTCCTCAAGGCCACAACAACTACACTTCTCCACACCATCAGTGAATCTGAGAAAGCCTCTTACGTTGCTCACATTAACAGCTACCTTGGAGAAGATCCATTCTTGAAGAAATATCTTCCTCTAGACCCATCGacaaatgatttatttgatcttGCAAAGGATGGAGTTCTTCTGTG TAAGCTGATTAATGTAGCTGTTCCTGGGACAGTAGATGAGCGAGCTATTAACACCAAACGGGTTCTTAACCCATGGGAGAGGAATGAGAATCATACCCTTTGCCTCAATTCTGCAAAGGCTATTGGCTGCACAGTGGTCAATATTGGAACACAGGACTTGGTTGAGGCAAGA CCCCATCTGTTACTTGGGTTGATTTCTCAAATAATTAAG ATTCAACTTCTAGCAGATCTTAATCTGAAAAAAACTCCTCAACTTGTAGAGCTGGTGGATGACAGCAAG GATGTGGAAGAACTCATGGGTTTAGCCCCAGAAAAGGTCTTACTGAAGTGGATGAATTTTCATCTGAAGAAGGCAGGCTACAAGAAGCAGGTTTCAAATTTTTCTTCTGATGTGAAG GATGGAGAGGCTTATGCTTACCTACTTAATTCTCTTGCACCAGAACATGGTAGCGCCTCTACATTGGATACTGAGGATCCAGCTGATAGAGCCAAAATGGTTCTTGAACATGCAGAGAAACTTGATTGCAAAAGATACCTCACTCCAAAGGACATTGTGGAGGGTTCACCGAATCTAAATCTTGCATTCGTAGCTCAAATATTTCAGCACAG GAATGGTTTGTCTGTGGACAGCAAAAAGATTTCCTTTGCTGAGATGATGACGGATGATGCACAGACTTCTAGGGAAGAGAGATGCTTCCGACTGTGGATTAACAGTCTTGGAATTGCTACATATGTCAATAATCTTTTTGAAGATGTGAGGAATGG ATGGGTTCTTTTGGAAGTTCTTGATAAAATTTCCTCAGGATCAGTTAACTGGAAGCAAGCTACAAAGCCTCCTATCAAGATGCCATTTAGAAAAGTTGAGAACTGCAACCAAGTTATAAAGATAGGAAAGGAACTAAACTTCTCACTTGTCAATGTGGCTGGAAATGATATTGTGCAAGGAAATAAGAAGCTCATACTAG CTTTTCTGTGGCAGTTGATGAGGTTTACTATGCTCCAACTCTTGAAAAACTTGAGATTTCATTCACAAGGTAAGGAGATGACAGATGCTGATATATTAAAATGGGCAAACAATAAAGTGAGGAAATCAGGCAGAACTTCTCAAATGGAGAGCTTCAAG GATAAAAATCTTTCAAATGGAATTTTCTTCCTCGAGCTTCTTGCTGCTGTGGAGCCAAGGGTTGTTAACTGGAGTCTTGTCACAAAGGGTGAAAGTG ATGAGGAAAAAAAGTTGAACGCAACATACATAATCAGTGTTGCGCGAAAGCTTGGGTGTTCCATATTCTTGTTACCTGAGGACATCATAGAG GTGAACCAGAAAATGATCCTTACCTTAACAGCAAGCATCATGTACTGGAGCCTACAGCAACCAGCAGCCGAGACAGGGTCAACCCCCTCGACCCCCACTGAAGACACTTCAACCCCCGATGGATCACCAGCTCCTTCAATGGATGACAAGAGTGGAACTGTTCTGGCTGGCGCAGAGTCCAGTTTGGCTGTTGATGATGTCTCGGATGCTAGTCCTTCTCCACAGAATGGAAATGAGGAACACTCTTCCGAAGTCAAAAATGACGAACCCCCTTCTGAGGTCTGA
- the LOC131149140 gene encoding fimbrin-5-like isoform X2, which produces MVKLKAFSEMFTEEEIKAILGESCTEMSDEIDFESFLRAFLNLQARATAKLGGSKNSSSFLKATTTTLLHTISESEKASYVAHINSYLGEDPFLKKYLPLDPSTNDLFDLAKDGVLLCKLINVAVPGTVDERAINTKRVLNPWERNENHTLCLNSAKAIGCTVVNIGTQDLVEARPHLLLGLISQIIKIQLLADLNLKKTPQLVELVDDSKDVEELMGLAPEKVLLKWMNFHLKKAGYKKQVSNFSSDVKDGEAYAYLLNSLAPEHGSASTLDTEDPADRAKMVLEHAEKLDCKRYLTPKDIVEGSPNLNLAFVAQIFQHRNGLSVDSKKISFAEMMTDDAQTSREERCFRLWINSLGIATYVNNLFEDVRNGWVLLEVLDKISSGSVNWKQATKPPIKMPFRKVENCNQVIKIGKELNFSLVNVAGNDIVQGNKKLILAFLWQLMRFTMLQLLKNLRFHSQGKEMTDADILKWANNKVRKSGRTSQMESFKDKNLSNGIFFLELLAAVEPRVVNWSLVTKGESDEEKKLNATYIISVARKLGCSIFLLPEDIIEVNQKMILTLTASIMYWSLQQPAAETGSTPSTPTEDTSTPDGSPAPSMDDKSGTVLAGAESSLAVDDVSDASPSPQNGNEEHSSEVKNDEPPSEV; this is translated from the exons ATGGTGAAATTGAAGGCTTTTAGTGAGATGTTTACAGAGGAGGAGATCAAGGCTATTTTGGGGGAATCATGTACCGAAATGAGTGATGAAATTGATTTTGAATCCTTCCTCCGT GCATTTTTAAATTTGCAAGCCCGAGCAACAGCAAAATTGGGTGGTTCAAAGAATTCTTCTTCATTCCTCAAGGCCACAACAACTACACTTCTCCACACCATCAGTGAATCTGAGAAAGCCTCTTACGTTGCTCACATTAACAGCTACCTTGGAGAAGATCCATTCTTGAAGAAATATCTTCCTCTAGACCCATCGacaaatgatttatttgatcttGCAAAGGATGGAGTTCTTCTGTG TAAGCTGATTAATGTAGCTGTTCCTGGGACAGTAGATGAGCGAGCTATTAACACCAAACGGGTTCTTAACCCATGGGAGAGGAATGAGAATCATACCCTTTGCCTCAATTCTGCAAAGGCTATTGGCTGCACAGTGGTCAATATTGGAACACAGGACTTGGTTGAGGCAAGA CCCCATCTGTTACTTGGGTTGATTTCTCAAATAATTAAG ATTCAACTTCTAGCAGATCTTAATCTGAAAAAAACTCCTCAACTTGTAGAGCTGGTGGATGACAGCAAG GATGTGGAAGAACTCATGGGTTTAGCCCCAGAAAAGGTCTTACTGAAGTGGATGAATTTTCATCTGAAGAAGGCAGGCTACAAGAAGCAGGTTTCAAATTTTTCTTCTGATGTGAAG GATGGAGAGGCTTATGCTTACCTACTTAATTCTCTTGCACCAGAACATGGTAGCGCCTCTACATTGGATACTGAGGATCCAGCTGATAGAGCCAAAATGGTTCTTGAACATGCAGAGAAACTTGATTGCAAAAGATACCTCACTCCAAAGGACATTGTGGAGGGTTCACCGAATCTAAATCTTGCATTCGTAGCTCAAATATTTCAGCACAG GAATGGTTTGTCTGTGGACAGCAAAAAGATTTCCTTTGCTGAGATGATGACGGATGATGCACAGACTTCTAGGGAAGAGAGATGCTTCCGACTGTGGATTAACAGTCTTGGAATTGCTACATATGTCAATAATCTTTTTGAAGATGTGAGGAATGG ATGGGTTCTTTTGGAAGTTCTTGATAAAATTTCCTCAGGATCAGTTAACTGGAAGCAAGCTACAAAGCCTCCTATCAAGATGCCATTTAGAAAAGTTGAGAACTGCAACCAAGTTATAAAGATAGGAAAGGAACTAAACTTCTCACTTGTCAATGTGGCTGGAAATGATATTGTGCAAGGAAATAAGAAGCTCATACTAG CTTTTCTGTGGCAGTTGATGAGGTTTACTATGCTCCAACTCTTGAAAAACTTGAGATTTCATTCACAAGGTAAGGAGATGACAGATGCTGATATATTAAAATGGGCAAACAATAAAGTGAGGAAATCAGGCAGAACTTCTCAAATGGAGAGCTTCAAG GATAAAAATCTTTCAAATGGAATTTTCTTCCTCGAGCTTCTTGCTGCTGTGGAGCCAAGGGTTGTTAACTGGAGTCTTGTCACAAAGGGTGAAAGTG ATGAGGAAAAAAAGTTGAACGCAACATACATAATCAGTGTTGCGCGAAAGCTTGGGTGTTCCATATTCTTGTTACCTGAGGACATCATAGAG GTGAACCAGAAAATGATCCTTACCTTAACAGCAAGCATCATGTACTGGAGCCTACAGCAACCAGCAGCCGAGACAGGGTCAACCCCCTCGACCCCCACTGAAGACACTTCAACCCCCGATGGATCACCAGCTCCTTCAATGGATGACAAGAGTGGAACTGTTCTGGCTGGCGCAGAGTCCAGTTTGGCTGTTGATGATGTCTCGGATGCTAGTCCTTCTCCACAGAATGGAAATGAGGAACACTCTTCCGAAGTCAAAAATGACGAACCCCCTTCTGAGGTCTGA